GCTTTCCTAATTCTTACTGAAGAATCAGAGTCTGACACACAGTGACAGCCCTGACAAGCCCCCCTGAGCAATGGAGCAAGTCACTCAGTGAGAGGTACAAGTTGCAGGGTCAAGaattccaggggaaaaaaaaaagaaacaaggctagAACTAGCTCACCATCAGGGGATATTTTAAAGCGTCTGGAGGTCTTTCCTCAACCAATATCTAATGCTCAGGCAGCGACTTAACCCCTGAAAGAATGGAACTGGAGTCTGACCAGGAGTGACCTTTCCTGGTTCTTCAATAAACGTCTCTTGCAAGACTCCTTAGAGGTCAACTGGAGAACCCAAAATGCTGacttttcaaaaacacaaaggaaaaggcagaagaaaagagaaaccatgaaaaaagaaaaggaacagttTGGTGAAAACGCCTccttacacacatgcacacacacacacacacacacacgcctacTGTTAAGGAGtaaattgtgtcccctcaaaattcatatgttgaagtgcTAACCCTCAGTACCTCGGATGCAAATGTATAGTGAGATAGCGCCTTCAAAGAGATagttaaggtaaaatgaggtcataaaaATGGACCCTAAACCAATACGACTGGTATTCTTacaagagattaggacacagaaggacagacagaaggaagacagccacctgcaagccaaggagagaggacttagaagaaaccaaccctgatgACACCTTGACCCCGGACTTGTAGAACCCAGAgcagtgggaaaataaatttctgttgtttaaaccacccagtctgcaGTGTTTGTTTGATAggcctagcaaactaatatacgCATGTACACACACTGAGAGAGAGCAAGTCACTGGGCTGCCTCATTCAGTGAGACAGCTCTGTTCTAAGAAACCCAAGATACATCTGCGTACCTGCAGTGAGGATGGGCCCTTCCTTAGAAGGCTCAGGAGTCAGAAGACCTGTGGCTGCCTCTGGAAGGGTGCTTGGGGTTGGTGAAGGGCACGTGTTTGCTGTTGTGAAGACGGCAGTGGTTGTCGTCTGAAGTGGTGTTTCGGTTGTGAGATCTGGTGTGGTCATGACTGTTGTTGGAAGTGCAGCTCTGGTTGTTGTCACGTGTGGTGTGGTGGGGGGGCTCGTTGTTCTTGTTCTGCGTGTGGTTGTCGAGGCTGTAACCAACAACAGACATGTCTGGCACCAAGAGGAGATGGAGGAAAAAGAATATAATGCAAGTACATCTGGGACCCATCCATTTCTGTTGCCCTCACCTGGTCCACTGGCCTGGACCATTGTAATCCCCAATAAAATTGTGTTTCCTGCCCCCACCCTGACCCGTTCCTTCCAATCTGTTCTTCACACATTGGCTacagtaataatttaaaatgttggccaggcgtggtggctcacacctgtaattccagcactttgggagtccgaggcaggcagctcacttgaggtcaggagtttgagaccagcctagtcaacatggtgaaatcctgtctctactgaaaatacaaaaattagctgggcgtggtggcgtgcacctgtaatcccagctactcaggaggctgaggcaggagaatcacttgaacccaggaggcagaggttgcagtgagctgagatagtgccactgcactccagcctgggcaacagagtaacaatccatctcaaaaaaaaaaaaagtcaaatgtaaTTATGTCCATCCCCTGCCTAAATCTTTTACTGGGTCCTCCTTGCCCTTAAGGTAAAGAACCCAGTCCTGCACCTTGGCCTGCAAGCTGCAAGCCTCCATTTGACCCCATCTTGCCTTTCTTTCCAATCTCATATCTCCACCCCCTGCTATCACTTTTTCCCACCCAACTGGTGTTTCTTTAGCTCTTTGAATACATCAGCAACTTTCCCGCTGCACGAACCTTTGTACCTGCTGCTTCCTATTCTTATTCTTCACGAGGCTGACTCCTACTTCACTCTCATGTCTCAGCTAAAAGGTTACTTCTGCAAGGAGGCCATGTAGATTCTCCAATAATTATTAGGCTTTTTTATTACATGCTCTCATAGTTTACCTCCACAGCCTTTATTGCATTTCATAACTGCACATTTATTTCATTGCTATTGTTTAAAGTCTATTTATCCCATTAAACTTTAAGCACCATGAGGGAAAATCTGACATTTCTTTTGTTCTATGCTACAAATCCGATAACTATCACAGTGTCttgcatatagtaggtgctccaAAAACATTGCATGAATGTGTAAACGAGTTCATCAAAAGTGAGCTCAAAGTGTGCAATCTAGAGTGAGAACATAGTCTCTTTCAGGCAGTAAAGATGCATTCAAACTGACACCACTCACTCCCTAAACATCTGATTTGAGCTTCATTAGCCACCGTTTATGCTACAAATCTCATCCTCCCTAGAATATGCCAAATTTCCATGACTCTAATGGACCAGAAAGACACCATTTGTTCCAAGTGAACTTGGAAATGACCTCATAATATATTAAGGtcaagtattttataaaataatagctgGTTATACCCAACTTGAAAAGAGAAGACTTGAGTAGGAGTCATCTAACTTCAATAAACCTCATTTCTCTCTTCTGCAAAATTGGAATACCTTTTATCTCACAATGTTGCCTTAAGAGAAAGACATAATAATATGTATGTAAGTTCTTAAATTAGAAGCATCTACATCAGTTGGTCTCAAATTTTAGAGTGCGTTAGAGTCACCTGAAAACTTAAGaatataggccgggcatggtggctcacacttgtaatcccagcactttgggaggccgaggaggtggatcacttgaggtcaggagttcgagaccagcctgaccaacatggtgaaacctcatctctactaaaaatacaaaattagctgggtgtggtgccaggtgcctgtaatcccagctactcaggaggctgaggcaggagaatcgcttgaaccaggaagtagagtttgcagtgagctgaaatcgtgccactgcactccagcctgggtgacaagagcaaaactctgtctcaaaaaaaaaaaaagaatatagatgtCTAGACTCCTGTCTTCCAAGGTGCCCATCCAGTTAGGAATAGAGCCCAAGGATCCTCCAGGTGACACTGACGCAGGTGGAATACAGAGCTCACTTTGCGAAGCTCCATTTCGGACAAGCACTAAAGGTAATTATTGTTAGCATTTTTCAGCCATAGGCTCAATGCAGCTCAAATTTTTGAAGTCCCACCATATTCCAAATTTCATCCAAAGCAACTGATAGTAACAGAAGAAAGAGCTCctgaaaactgctctgtgtcCAAATCTCATGCCCTTTCCCCCCCAGCCAGAAGTGGCACGCTGTTGGTTTACTGCTTGAAGATGACCCCTGAATACATTTTACTTAGTTCATgcagtttttttattattttaaaatctggcaACATGCAAAATTCAACAGAGTTCACATAAAAATTGATAGATCTGAAAACACTGGACCCAAATATCTGCAAGGTGGTAATCCCCTAGATACGTAGCAGCTGCCTCTTCAAATTGACCCGGTAATTCACTAGTTCCCTTTCCACCTTCCACTCATTTCTGTGGCGGCTTTTGTGTTTACTTGCCTACTTCATGCCACGGCACCTTATTTCAAATTCAATCTTCCCACTCACCGTGAAAGCAACTCCAGCCTCTTCACCACCAGCCACTGATCCCATTATCCATTAACCACTGAATCTCTCCTTCCGCAGACATGAGGCCCTTCATGTGCTTACCTCTCTGCAGATTCAGGCGCACGTTTATCTTTACATCGTTGAACCAGCCAGGCACCTCTATGCGGCAGCAGTACACACCGCTGTCACCTTCCCTGGGGTTCAAGATGGTCAAGGAGACATTGCCTCTCTGGATAGTCCCCGGAAGTCTATATTTTGCTGACTTTCTTGAGGTCACCCTCGTTCCATCAGTGCGGATGAGCGCCTCCTTGCAACCAGAGTAGGGGCACTTGTCTTTCCCCCAGCACATGCTGTTGCTGTTCTGAGACCAGGAAGAGTACAGACAGGGCAAAGTCACCCGGTGACCCAAAACTTCTGTCACAACAGTCTCTGAAGTGACTGGTGCTGCAAAGGAAACATGTGAAAATTAGGTCGTGCAGTACTGAAATCTCTCAAATATACTACACAGTTTTTGTGCTAATAGATGCTTCCGGGAAGATGAAGAGACCTATAgtctatgtttcttttcttttctttttctctttttctttctttttttttgttttttttttgtttttgttttttttgtttttttgtgataCAGGATCTtgcttcgtcacccaggctggagtgcagtggtgcaatcatggcttactacagcctcgacctcccagactcaatccatcctcccacctcagccttctgagtagctgggaccacaggtgcatggcagcattcctggctaatttttgtgttttttgtacagacagggtttcccatgttgcccGGCTTATGTGGTTCTTTAGCATAAGTTTTGATGTGTCTTGCTGTTCTCCTGTGCTCCTAACTCCACATGATTCTATCCCCCAAGTGGTGCCAGGTGACCACTTCAATCTCTAACCATGGCAAGACCTTTTTGCTAATTTAAATACTCCAATTTGAGTTCCATTCACTAACCAGTAAACTCTCACATGAAAAATCCTGACCTTGTAACTCAATTTCACTTATTCATATAATCAGGTGGGCTGTTTTCCACAAGTAGATATTGTGGACATCAGACTTAAAAGCTTCAAATGGGTCTCCTAATCCAGAGAGTGCTATGAGAAAAAGATAGGCTGTAAAACTGTAttccatttccttctctcctttcagtGGAAATAACTAGAATTGGAAATTACTTGCTTTGGACTATTTGTTTGCTGTTAGATAATATGAAGTTAGGTGGAGTTCatggactatttatttatttttaatggacaaataataattgtgtatgcgtgtgtgtgtgtgtgtgtgtgtctctctctctctctatatatatatatatatattttcttttttttttttgagatagagtctcgctctgtcacccaggctggagtgcagtggcacaatctcagctcactgcaagctccgcctcccgggttcacactgttctcctgcctcagcctcccgagtagctgagactacaggtgcccgccaccacgcccagctgattttttgatttttagtagagacggggtttcaccgtgttagtcaggatggtctcgatctcctgacctcatgatccacccgccttggcctcccaaagtgctgggattacaggcgtgagccacagcatccagccaataattgtgtatatttatagggtacaatgtgatgttctaatatacatatacatcgtAGAAAGattcaatcaagctaattaacatatccatcaccttaccAACTTAACAAATTTTTGTGGCAAGAACATTAAAAATCTATTagcagttttgaaatatacaacacattAATTACTGTGGTCACCATGCagtgcaatagatcactaaaacTTAGTCCTTCAGTCTAACTGAAACTGTGTACCTTTTAATCAATATCTTCCTTTTCCCtatcacccactcacccaccccccagcctctggtaaccacctttctaTTGTATCTATGGGattaacttttttagattctgcaCATAAGTGAGATCTtgcatttgtctttctatgccttgcttatttcactttgcatcatgtatttttttgttaattttagagCTAGAAGGAACCACAGGAATTATCTAAAATGGCAGCTGtgccataaaaaaaaattctggagggTTTTACTGCATCAGCTATTTGAGATGGAATGTTTCTCCCTTTCTAAAATGAAGCATGATTGTGTCCTAACCACTGCTACTCATTAGCATGACCTAGGGAGCttgttaaaaaatacatagtttattgCCCAAACCTGAGCCTGAATCCCTGAGGCGAAGGCTGGTGCATATGTAC
This DNA window, taken from Macaca fascicularis isolate 582-1 chromosome 6, T2T-MFA8v1.1, encodes the following:
- the TIMD4 gene encoding T-cell immunoglobulin and mucin domain-containing protein 4, which encodes MSKEPLILWLVMEFWWLYLTPVTSETVVTEVLGHRVTLPCLYSSWSQNSNSMCWGKDKCPYSGCKEALIRTDGTRVTSRKSAKYRLPGTIQRGNVSLTILNPREGDSGVYCCRIEVPGWFNDVKINVRLNLQRASTTTRRTRTTSPPTTPHVTTTRAALPTTVMTTPDLTTETPLQTTTTAVFTTANTCPSPTPSTLPEAATGLLTPEPSKEGPILTAESEPVLPSDSWSSAESPADTVLLTSRESKVWDLSPTSHVSMWKTSDSISSPQPGASDTAVPEQNKTTKTGQMDGMPMPMKNEMPISQLLMILAPSLGFVLLALLMAFLLRGKLMETNCLQKHTRLDCIGDSKNVLNDMRHGREDEDGLFTL